A single window of Micrococcaceae bacterium Sec5.1 DNA harbors:
- a CDS encoding HPr family phosphocarrier protein has product MPERTATIASRVGLHARPAAIFAEAAGDLDLEVTIAREGEPADDAMDAASILSLMSLGAAHGDVVVLRAEGEGAEAALDTLVKILETDHDAE; this is encoded by the coding sequence ATGCCTGAACGTACCGCCACCATCGCAAGCCGCGTCGGCCTCCACGCCCGCCCGGCAGCCATCTTCGCTGAAGCCGCAGGCGACCTTGACCTCGAGGTCACGATCGCCCGTGAAGGGGAGCCGGCCGATGACGCCATGGATGCAGCGAGCATCCTGTCCCTCATGAGCCTGGGTGCCGCCCACGGCGACGTTGTAGTACTGCGCGCCGAAGGCGAAGGCGCAGAAGCAGCCCTGGACACACTGGTGAAGATCCTCGAAACGGACCACGACGCCGAGTAG
- the ptsP gene encoding phosphoenolpyruvate--protein phosphotransferase: MQTFSGVGVAPGRVLAPVKQMPKPVQEPHVNVNIPADVTVESQGQRIKDAAKAVQAELRARAATANGEGKEVLEATALMAADPMLVKSAIKLLSPEAPGGARTAERAIWEAGGTVAETLKGLGGYMAERVADVLDVRARIVSELRGLPAPGIPASDVPFILAAEDLAPADTATLDPSKVVALITSSGGPQSHTAILARALGLPAVVAALGVDEIADGTEVYVDGAAGTITAEPGEDLRLAAKAWATQASTLAAFSGHNTMADGFRVPLLANVGTGADAVKAADAGAEGVGLLRTEFCFLDRDDEPTVEEQIAAYGAVFAAFPGKKVVVRTLDAGADKPLPFLTNADEPNPALGVRGYRTDLTSPGVLERQLEAIAAAEAANNAEVWVMAPMISTADEAARFATLCAAAGLKTPGVMVEVPSAALTAATVLREVSFASLGTNDLTQYAMAADRQLGPLATLNDPWQPAVLQLVKLTADGAAQVSGESGTAKPVGVCGEAAADPALAVVLVGLGVATLSMSARALAAVAAVLATVTVAQAQQLAATALAAPNAAAARSAVRAQLPILNELGL; encoded by the coding sequence ATGCAGACCTTCTCAGGCGTAGGCGTAGCTCCCGGGCGCGTCCTGGCACCGGTAAAGCAAATGCCCAAGCCGGTCCAGGAACCGCACGTGAACGTCAATATTCCTGCCGACGTCACGGTCGAATCGCAGGGGCAGCGCATCAAGGACGCTGCCAAAGCGGTTCAGGCGGAACTGAGGGCCCGTGCGGCTACTGCCAACGGAGAAGGCAAGGAAGTCCTGGAAGCAACAGCCTTGATGGCCGCCGACCCCATGCTGGTGAAATCGGCCATCAAGCTGTTGTCTCCCGAAGCTCCAGGTGGTGCACGGACTGCTGAACGCGCAATCTGGGAAGCTGGCGGAACGGTGGCTGAGACCCTCAAGGGCTTGGGCGGGTACATGGCCGAGCGCGTGGCGGACGTCCTCGATGTCCGGGCACGCATCGTGTCTGAGCTTCGGGGCCTGCCGGCACCGGGAATCCCGGCTTCCGATGTCCCCTTCATCCTTGCGGCCGAGGACCTGGCGCCTGCTGACACTGCCACGCTGGACCCATCCAAGGTAGTCGCGCTGATTACCTCCAGCGGCGGACCGCAGTCGCACACAGCCATCCTCGCCCGTGCTCTCGGCTTGCCCGCCGTCGTCGCCGCCCTCGGCGTGGACGAGATCGCGGACGGCACCGAGGTCTATGTGGACGGCGCCGCGGGCACCATCACTGCTGAGCCCGGGGAAGACCTGCGGTTGGCTGCTAAGGCGTGGGCCACCCAGGCTTCCACACTGGCCGCCTTCAGCGGCCACAACACCATGGCGGACGGTTTCCGGGTGCCGTTGTTGGCAAACGTTGGCACGGGCGCGGACGCGGTCAAAGCAGCCGACGCCGGTGCCGAGGGTGTTGGACTTCTGCGCACCGAATTCTGCTTCCTGGACCGCGACGATGAACCCACTGTGGAGGAACAGATCGCCGCTTACGGAGCGGTCTTCGCAGCCTTCCCGGGTAAGAAAGTTGTGGTCCGGACCCTGGACGCGGGCGCGGACAAGCCGCTGCCGTTCCTCACCAACGCCGACGAACCGAACCCTGCGCTGGGTGTCCGCGGCTACCGCACGGACCTCACGTCCCCCGGCGTCCTCGAACGGCAGCTCGAGGCCATCGCCGCCGCCGAAGCAGCCAACAACGCCGAGGTCTGGGTCATGGCACCCATGATCTCGACGGCTGACGAGGCCGCGCGGTTCGCCACCCTTTGCGCCGCCGCCGGGCTCAAGACCCCGGGTGTCATGGTCGAAGTCCCGTCGGCAGCACTGACCGCCGCCACAGTTTTGCGCGAAGTCAGCTTCGCGTCGCTGGGCACCAATGACCTCACCCAGTACGCCATGGCTGCGGACCGTCAGCTCGGGCCGCTCGCCACGCTGAACGATCCTTGGCAGCCTGCAGTACTGCAGCTGGTCAAGCTAACGGCCGACGGCGCCGCGCAGGTCAGCGGCGAAAGCGGCACGGCTAAGCCTGTTGGGGTGTGCGGTGAGGCAGCAGCGGACCCGGCCCTCGCCGTCGTACTCGTTGGACTTGGCGTTGCGACGCTGTCAATGAGTGCCCGGGCGCTTGCCGCCGTCGCGGCCGTACTTGCCACGGTGACTGTTGCCCAGGCGCAACAGCTCGCAGCAACCGCTCTGGCGGCGCCCAATGCAGCCGCGGCACGCAGCGCGGTCCGGGCGCAGCTTCCCATCCTGAACGAGCTCGGCCTCTAG
- a CDS encoding fructose-specific PTS transporter subunit EIIC has product MTQLITPQLVILDQNLGDSPADVIRVLAGKVAAAGRASEVEGLFTDAFAREQKTATGVPGGIAIPHCRSAAVTEPALAMARLSHKVDFGAKDGPADLIFFIAAPDGADQEHLKLLSKLARSLIKKDFTAALRAAATEQDIVDLVDGALADKPAAAHAAAPAGAAAAASTTAAAAPKRIVAVTACPTGIAHTYMAADSLVAAAQEMGVDLQVETQGSSGAKPLDPAIIAAADAVIFAVDVDVRGKERFAGKPVINAPVKRGIDEPTKMVQEALAAADDPHARRVPHFGAEEQAERAAEEKGEHIGQKLKRALLTGVSYMIPFVAGGGLLIAIGFLLGGYEITGFADKMLVENNIFNLPTEFPNNAWGPLGAYIGAVLFKIGALSLGFLVPALAGYIAYAIADRPGIAPGFVAGAVSGFMGAGFLGAIVGGLLAGYIAFQIGKLDVPRWLRGLMPVVIIPLLASLVASGLMFLILGAPIVALTKALNTGLSGLTGAGAIVLGIILGLMMCFDLGGPVNKVAYSFAVAGLGTASVANQAPWQIMAAVMAAGMVPPLAMALATVLDKKLFSLAERENGKAAWLLGASFISEGAIPFAAADPLRVIPASMVGGAVTGALSMAFAVTSKAPHGGIFVFFAIDNFLLFFLSIAVGVVITALLVIALKRWAVRKPVEAEAVPVPAGV; this is encoded by the coding sequence GTGACCCAGCTGATCACACCCCAATTGGTCATCCTCGACCAGAACCTGGGCGACTCCCCTGCCGACGTCATCCGCGTCCTGGCCGGCAAAGTCGCCGCCGCTGGCCGTGCTTCCGAGGTTGAAGGGCTCTTCACGGATGCCTTCGCCCGCGAGCAGAAGACCGCTACCGGCGTTCCCGGCGGAATCGCCATTCCGCACTGCCGCTCGGCCGCAGTCACAGAGCCCGCCCTCGCCATGGCGCGCCTGTCCCACAAAGTGGACTTCGGCGCCAAGGACGGCCCGGCGGACCTCATCTTCTTCATTGCCGCGCCGGATGGCGCGGACCAGGAGCATCTGAAGCTGCTCTCCAAGCTGGCCCGCTCCCTCATCAAGAAGGACTTCACGGCAGCGCTGCGCGCCGCAGCCACTGAGCAGGACATCGTGGACCTCGTGGATGGGGCCTTGGCGGACAAGCCGGCTGCAGCCCACGCCGCAGCCCCCGCTGGAGCAGCTGCTGCCGCAAGCACGACGGCGGCCGCCGCACCCAAGCGCATCGTCGCCGTAACCGCGTGCCCCACCGGCATTGCCCACACTTACATGGCAGCTGACTCCCTCGTTGCCGCCGCCCAGGAAATGGGCGTGGACCTGCAGGTTGAGACGCAGGGTTCTTCCGGCGCCAAGCCGCTGGATCCGGCCATCATTGCCGCGGCTGACGCAGTGATTTTCGCTGTCGACGTGGACGTCCGTGGCAAGGAGCGCTTCGCCGGGAAGCCGGTCATCAACGCTCCGGTCAAGCGCGGCATCGATGAGCCCACCAAGATGGTCCAGGAAGCGTTGGCTGCTGCGGACGACCCGCACGCCCGCCGCGTCCCGCACTTTGGTGCCGAAGAGCAGGCAGAGCGTGCTGCAGAGGAAAAGGGCGAGCACATTGGCCAGAAGCTGAAGCGCGCACTCCTCACGGGTGTTTCGTACATGATCCCGTTCGTGGCCGGTGGCGGCCTGCTGATTGCCATCGGGTTCCTGCTTGGCGGTTACGAAATCACGGGCTTCGCTGACAAGATGCTGGTTGAGAACAACATTTTCAACCTGCCCACCGAGTTCCCGAACAATGCCTGGGGTCCGCTGGGCGCCTATATCGGCGCTGTGCTGTTCAAGATCGGCGCACTGTCCCTCGGATTCCTGGTTCCCGCGCTGGCCGGCTACATCGCTTACGCCATCGCTGACCGTCCCGGTATTGCCCCGGGTTTTGTTGCCGGTGCTGTTTCAGGATTCATGGGCGCAGGCTTCCTCGGCGCCATCGTCGGCGGTTTGCTGGCTGGCTACATCGCCTTCCAGATCGGCAAGCTCGATGTTCCCCGTTGGCTGCGTGGCCTGATGCCTGTGGTCATTATTCCGTTGCTGGCCTCCCTGGTTGCTTCCGGCCTCATGTTCCTGATCCTCGGTGCTCCGATCGTGGCACTGACCAAGGCACTTAACACCGGCCTCTCGGGCCTCACCGGCGCCGGCGCAATCGTCCTCGGCATCATTCTCGGCCTCATGATGTGCTTCGACCTCGGCGGTCCCGTCAATAAGGTTGCCTACTCCTTCGCTGTTGCCGGCCTCGGCACGGCAAGCGTGGCAAACCAGGCACCGTGGCAGATCATGGCTGCAGTCATGGCAGCCGGCATGGTTCCGCCGCTCGCCATGGCCCTGGCTACCGTGCTGGACAAGAAGCTGTTCTCCCTGGCTGAGCGCGAAAACGGAAAGGCCGCCTGGCTTCTGGGTGCATCCTTCATCTCCGAGGGCGCCATCCCGTTCGCAGCTGCCGACCCGCTCCGCGTCATCCCTGCCAGCATGGTGGGTGGCGCTGTGACAGGTGCCCTGTCCATGGCATTTGCGGTCACGTCCAAGGCTCCGCACGGTGGCATCTTCGTGTTCTTCGCAATCGACAACTTCCTGTTGTTCTTCCTGTCGATCGCTGTCGGTGTGGTCATCACCGCCCTCCTGGTGATTGCCCTCAAGCGCTGGGCTGTCCGCAAGCCGGTTGAGGCCGAGGCAGTTCCCGTCCCAGCAGGCGTGTAA
- a CDS encoding hexose kinase: MIVTFTANPSLDRTVELPAPLARGEVQRAVAVHQESGGKGVNVSRALVASGLETLAVLPGADSDPVLSGLHDAGVPFAALPIGQALRSNVTLTEPDGVTTKINEPGPELSDEQQEALIGLLLERSRGASWVVLAGSLPPGVPADFYATIARRLRSNADGTAIPGIAIDSSGAPLAAALKGDAAGKPDLLKPNAEELAELAAAAGFTIVSTADELEADPAKAAQAAAAVVESGVGAVLATLGSKGAILVTADGAWLATHPPIQAVSTVGAGDSALAGYLLAATQGGSSQDCLRQAVAHGAAAASLPGSTVPAVHQTTPNAVTITALQKD; this comes from the coding sequence ATGATCGTCACATTCACGGCCAACCCAAGCCTGGACCGCACAGTGGAGCTTCCGGCACCACTGGCCCGCGGCGAGGTACAGCGCGCTGTCGCCGTCCACCAGGAGTCGGGCGGAAAAGGCGTCAACGTTTCCCGCGCCCTGGTGGCTTCCGGCCTCGAAACACTGGCCGTCCTGCCGGGTGCTGACTCCGATCCGGTACTTTCCGGACTGCACGACGCCGGTGTGCCGTTCGCTGCCCTGCCCATCGGTCAGGCGCTACGCAGCAACGTCACCCTCACCGAACCGGACGGCGTCACCACCAAGATCAACGAACCCGGCCCGGAGCTGAGCGACGAACAGCAGGAAGCCCTGATCGGGCTGCTGCTGGAGCGCTCCCGTGGCGCCAGCTGGGTGGTTCTCGCAGGCTCGCTCCCACCAGGAGTGCCCGCGGATTTCTACGCCACAATCGCTCGTCGGCTCCGGTCGAACGCTGATGGAACGGCCATCCCCGGCATCGCCATCGACTCCTCCGGGGCTCCCCTTGCGGCAGCTTTGAAAGGCGATGCCGCAGGAAAACCCGATCTCCTCAAGCCCAACGCGGAAGAGCTCGCAGAACTCGCAGCCGCTGCCGGTTTCACCATCGTCTCCACGGCTGACGAACTGGAAGCAGACCCGGCAAAAGCCGCCCAAGCTGCTGCCGCCGTCGTCGAAAGCGGTGTGGGCGCCGTTCTGGCAACACTCGGATCCAAGGGCGCAATCCTGGTGACGGCTGATGGGGCGTGGCTTGCCACGCATCCCCCCATCCAGGCCGTCAGCACGGTGGGTGCCGGGGATTCTGCACTGGCTGGCTACTTGCTGGCCGCTACCCAAGGCGGTTCCTCCCAGGACTGCCTTCGTCAGGCCGTGGCACATGGTGCCGCTGCTGCTTCGCTGCCGGGCTCCACTGTCCCTGCAGTCCACCAGACAACCCCCAACGCCGTAACCATCACGGCCCTCCAGAAGGACTAA
- a CDS encoding DeoR/GlpR family DNA-binding transcription regulator, which produces MFAEERQQLISALVAERGRVSVTDLADRFSITTETIRRDLAALEVSGSLRRVHGGAVPSDRLSTREESILERAIQRQSEKHRIAAAALALIPELTTGSILLDAGSTTETLADLLAQRTPAANGNEELVVITHAIPIAGKLSSTAGIALQILGGRVRGLTQAAVGQSTVEAAYKLRPDIAFVGANGIHSTFGLSTPDPEEAAVKAAFVKSARRVVALADSSKLDAETLVQFATLKDVDTLITDSEPSAELAAALAEAGVDVVIA; this is translated from the coding sequence GTGTTCGCTGAAGAGCGCCAACAACTGATCTCCGCACTCGTCGCGGAGCGCGGACGGGTGAGTGTCACTGACCTCGCCGACCGTTTCAGCATCACCACTGAGACCATCCGCCGTGATCTCGCAGCTCTTGAAGTTTCGGGGAGCCTGCGCCGCGTTCATGGTGGGGCCGTGCCTTCGGACCGCTTGAGCACCCGCGAGGAAAGCATCCTGGAGCGCGCCATCCAGCGCCAATCCGAGAAACACCGCATCGCAGCTGCCGCACTTGCCCTGATTCCGGAACTCACCACTGGCAGCATCCTGCTGGACGCCGGCTCCACAACTGAAACCCTGGCAGACCTGCTGGCCCAGCGAACACCTGCAGCCAACGGTAACGAAGAGCTCGTTGTCATCACCCACGCCATTCCCATAGCGGGCAAGCTCTCCTCCACGGCCGGTATTGCCCTCCAAATCCTGGGTGGCCGCGTCCGCGGTCTGACCCAGGCCGCCGTCGGACAATCCACCGTGGAGGCCGCCTACAAGCTTCGTCCGGACATCGCCTTCGTCGGCGCCAACGGGATCCACTCCACCTTTGGACTGAGCACGCCCGATCCTGAAGAGGCCGCGGTAAAGGCCGCCTTCGTCAAGTCAGCCCGCCGCGTTGTGGCACTGGCCGATTCTTCCAAGCTGGACGCCGAGACATTGGTCCAGTTCGCCACCCTGAAGGATGTTGACACTTTGATTACAGACAGTGAACCCTCCGCTGAGCTCGCCGCGGCCCTGGCCGAAGCCGGCGTTGACGTGGTGATCGCATGA
- a CDS encoding GAF and ANTAR domain-containing protein, with the protein MDEMHVDFAVPDDVPVPPDTVPSLDDASVPEQLQDLVIDSDDVAGFLHDLAVFSAASVSEAVGLDVLCGITLSRRRRTATVAGSTHEARLIDEVQQAYGDGPCLEAMRSHATVHVPDTSTEERWSEYCTVIAERGHLSALCVPLELDEGATAALNFFAPKAHVYDEATIRNCELYASQAERSLRLAVRIGIKQQHADDLQAAMQSRTVIDLACGIIMGQNRCSQDEAFRILTKASNGRNQKLRDVAEQLVKAVADEAPVAHFEP; encoded by the coding sequence ATGGACGAAATGCACGTTGATTTTGCGGTGCCGGACGATGTCCCAGTGCCGCCGGATACTGTCCCATCGCTCGACGATGCTTCGGTGCCTGAACAACTTCAGGACCTCGTAATCGACAGCGATGATGTAGCAGGCTTCCTGCATGATCTTGCGGTCTTCTCCGCGGCCTCCGTATCTGAAGCCGTAGGCCTGGATGTCCTGTGCGGCATCACTTTGAGCCGGCGACGCCGCACTGCCACCGTGGCAGGAAGTACCCACGAAGCGAGGCTGATCGATGAAGTTCAGCAAGCTTATGGTGATGGACCGTGCCTGGAGGCCATGCGCAGCCACGCCACAGTGCATGTACCCGATACTTCCACCGAGGAAAGATGGTCTGAATACTGCACTGTCATCGCGGAACGGGGGCACCTTTCGGCCCTTTGCGTCCCGCTGGAGTTGGACGAGGGGGCAACGGCAGCCCTGAACTTCTTCGCCCCGAAAGCCCATGTCTACGACGAAGCGACCATTCGGAATTGCGAGTTGTATGCCAGCCAGGCGGAGCGTTCACTGAGGTTGGCCGTGAGGATTGGCATCAAGCAGCAGCATGCTGATGACCTTCAGGCGGCAATGCAGTCCAGGACAGTGATTGACTTGGCCTGCGGCATCATCATGGGCCAAAATCGCTGTAGCCAGGATGAGGCCTTCAGGATCCTCACCAAGGCCTCCAACGGTCGCAACCAAAAACTCAGGGACGTGGCTGAGCAGCTGGTCAAGGCTGTCGCGGACGAAGCGCCCGTGGCCCACTTTGAGCCCTAG